The Verrucomicrobium spinosum DSM 4136 = JCM 18804 DNA segment GGATTCGCATGGCCCTTGATATCGCTTCCGATGGAGCGGATGGCGACAACTTGGAGGCCTCCGGGAAGGAATCACATCATGGGACGCTCGCTTCCTGATTCCGCTTAAAAGCGGTACTCCAACCCTGCTGCGGAGATTGGCAGGACTTTGCGGGTGGTTTGGCGCTGGTGGAGGCGATGAAGAAATGGGAGCAGCGGGGTGGGTGGCCTCAGTAGATTGGGGGTCGGAAGCAGGGTTGGAGTTCCGCGTTTACGCGGTCAGGATCAGGACCCAAACGACCCAGTGCCCCGCCGCAGGGCCCGCTTCGTCTGTCATGGTCGCGTCTGCGACAGCGTAGCGCAGATTGGCAATCGGCACCTTCCGCGCATTCCTCTCACCTCTCTCCGTCCCTGACCTCAGGGATGCTCATCGCGGGCCGCCGCTATTTCCCAGAAGGAGCGCCCTCGCCCAGCTTTCGATGAAACAACTCCAGGGCCAGGCCATGGCAGGTGTTCGCCAGCACGGGGTCATAGCGGTGGCCCTCATCACGAATGAAGGCGTGCTGCCCGTTGAACTCGTGCCAGGTGTAGCTCAGGTCTTGGGCATCCAGTTCTGCCTGCACCTTGCGGCGGCCTTCCAGAGGGATGTGGGGATCCTGCCGCCCCCAGATCATGCAAAGCTCCGCCCGGGTGTTCCGGATGCTGGCCAGGGTGTCATCGTTCATCCCCTTGCCCAGGCTTTGTTTGTGGACGTCGGTGGCGTAGAGACACACCGCGGCGTCGAGGTCCTGATTCTTGGCCGCAGCGCGGAAGGAGAGATGGCCGCCGATGCAGATGCCGAAGGTGCCCAGCTTCCCCGTGCAGGCGGGGTGGGCCTTCAGATAGTCCAGGACGGCCCGGGAGTCGGCATCATAGCTTGCCAGCTCCTTGGCTGTTTTCAGATCATTGCCTTTGTCCGCCCCCGCCTGGTCATAGGCCAGCACCTCGCCCGGCGGCAGGAATTCATGGTAGATCTCCGGGACCGCCACCAGGTAGCCATGCCCGGCCAGATAGGCTGCGGTCCGGCGGATGGGTGCGGTGGCCTGAAAGATCTCCGAGTACATCAGAATGCCGGGATACCTGCCCTCCGCCACCGGGCGGAAGAGGTGCGTTCGCATGGGGCCGAACGGGGTCGGCAGGTCGGCAAATTCGTCAGAGCGGAGGATCATGGGGGAAACGGGGCGGGTTCTGGGGCTCCTTGGACCGGGCCGGGAACACCCTTCGACAAGATCCGGTGGAAGGCAAGCCAGAGCCGCGTCTGACGGAGAATCCTCTTATGACGTTGCTTGGCAAAAAGTCCGTTTCAGTGTATGCAGCCCTCATGACGATTTCACTTCGGGCGTTCATGGGATGGGTGGCAGCCAGCGCAGCCTGCGCCCTGGTGGGATGCGGCCCGAGTGACCAGCCCGGGGCTCCCGCCAAGCCCAAGAAGCTGGTGGTGGCGATGGATGCCACCTACCCGCCATTTGAGGTGGTGGACGAGAAAGGCGAGTTCTACGGCGTGAGCGTGGATCTGGGCCGGGAGCTGGGCAAGTTCCTGGGGCGCGAGGTGGAGTTCAGGAACATCAACTTCGACGGCCTCATCGCCGCCCTGAAGTCTGGCAGTGTGGACTGCGTCATTTCTTCCATGAGCGCCAACGATGATCGGCGCAGGTCCATCGACTTCAGCGATCCCTACGTGAAGACGGGTCTGGCCATCCTGGCAGCCGCCAAGTCCCCCGTGCAATCGCTGGAAGACCTGAAGGCCCCCGGCCGGCGGGTGGCCGTGCGGCTCGGCACCACGGGCGAGCAGTATGCCCGGCAGTTCCTGCCCGATGCCTCCCTGGTGGTGCTGGACTCAGACACCGCCTGCGTCATGGAGGTGGTGAAAGCCGGGGTGGACGCCTGGATCTATGACCAGCTTTCTCTCATGAACTATCACAACCGCCACCCGGAGGCCACGCGGGTGCTCCTGCAGCCGCTGCGTGAGGAAGTGTGGGCCATCGGCATCCAGCAGGGCAACACGGACCTCAAGACCAAGGCCAACGAATTCCTCGCCAAATTCCGCGCAGAGGGCGGATTCGCGCGGCTGGGGGACAAGTACCTTGCCAAGGAAAAAGAGGTCATGAAAGAGCTGGGCATCCCGTTCGTCTTCGATCTGGAGCCGGGCGATCTGGGGAAGAAGTGACCGCGCTGGCCGGGTGGGCGTGCCCCCGGCACGATGAGGCTTGACGCCTGCTCCTTGTGGTTTGAAATGGGCCCCTATGAGCGAAGCGTTTCCTGACATTCCGAAGATCAAGTACGAGGGGCCCAAGTCGAAAAACCCGCTTTCCTTCAAGCACTACCATGCTGACGAAGTGGTGGCGGGGAAGAAGATGAAGGACCACATGCGCTTCGGCGTGGCCTACTGGCACGCCATGCGCAACACCCTGTCTGACCCCTTTGGCGGTGGCACCTCCCAGAAGCCCTGGGATGATGGCACGGACAGCATTGCCAACGCCCAGCGGCGCGCCCGCGTCTGCTTTGAGTTCATGGAGAAGCTGGGCGTGGACTACTACTGCTTCCACGATCGGGACGTCGCGCCGGAGGGCAGGTCCCTCGCGGAAAGCAATGCCAGCCTCGACGCCGTGGCGGACGAGCTGGAGCGCCTGCAGAGGGACACCGGCAAGAAGCTCCTCTGGGGCACGGCCTGCCTCTTCGCCCACCCGCGCTACAACCAGGGCGCGGCCACCAGCCCCAATGCCAACGTCTTCGCCTATGGCGCGGCCCAGGTGAAGAAGGCGCTTGAAGTGACGCACCGCCTGGGCGGTGAAGGCTACACCTTCTGGGGCGGTCGCGAAGGCTACGCCACCCTCTGGAACACCAACCTGAAGCGCGAGATGGACCACCTCGCCCGCTTCATGCACATGGCGGTGGACTACAAGAAGAAGATCGGTTTTGCCGGTCCGTTTTACATCGAACCCAAGCCCCGGGAGCCCTCCACGCACCAGTACGACTCCGACTCCGCCGCCTGCCTGAACTTCCTGCGTGAGTACGGCCTGCTGGAGCACTTCAAGCTCAACATCGAGACCAACCACGCCACGCTGGCCGGGCACACCATGCGCCATGAGCTGGAAGTGGCCCTCGCCGCCGGCGCCCTGGGCTCCATCGATGCCAACACGGGTGACGAGCTCATCGGCTGGGACACGGACCAGTTTCCCACCGACATCTACCTCACCACAGAGATCATGCTGGTGCTCCTGAA contains these protein-coding regions:
- a CDS encoding dienelactone hydrolase family protein, coding for MILRSDEFADLPTPFGPMRTHLFRPVAEGRYPGILMYSEIFQATAPIRRTAAYLAGHGYLVAVPEIYHEFLPPGEVLAYDQAGADKGNDLKTAKELASYDADSRAVLDYLKAHPACTGKLGTFGICIGGHLSFRAAAKNQDLDAAVCLYATDVHKQSLGKGMNDDTLASIRNTRAELCMIWGRQDPHIPLEGRRKVQAELDAQDLSYTWHEFNGQHAFIRDEGHRYDPVLANTCHGLALELFHRKLGEGAPSGK
- a CDS encoding transporter substrate-binding domain-containing protein; the encoded protein is MTISLRAFMGWVAASAACALVGCGPSDQPGAPAKPKKLVVAMDATYPPFEVVDEKGEFYGVSVDLGRELGKFLGREVEFRNINFDGLIAALKSGSVDCVISSMSANDDRRRSIDFSDPYVKTGLAILAAAKSPVQSLEDLKAPGRRVAVRLGTTGEQYARQFLPDASLVVLDSDTACVMEVVKAGVDAWIYDQLSLMNYHNRHPEATRVLLQPLREEVWAIGIQQGNTDLKTKANEFLAKFRAEGGFARLGDKYLAKEKEVMKELGIPFVFDLEPGDLGKK
- the xylA gene encoding xylose isomerase, which gives rise to MSEAFPDIPKIKYEGPKSKNPLSFKHYHADEVVAGKKMKDHMRFGVAYWHAMRNTLSDPFGGGTSQKPWDDGTDSIANAQRRARVCFEFMEKLGVDYYCFHDRDVAPEGRSLAESNASLDAVADELERLQRDTGKKLLWGTACLFAHPRYNQGAATSPNANVFAYGAAQVKKALEVTHRLGGEGYTFWGGREGYATLWNTNLKREMDHLARFMHMAVDYKKKIGFAGPFYIEPKPREPSTHQYDSDSAACLNFLREYGLLEHFKLNIETNHATLAGHTMRHELEVALAAGALGSIDANTGDELIGWDTDQFPTDIYLTTEIMLVLLKMGGFTTGGLNFDAKVRRESFEPVDLFHAHIGGMDAFARGLKIAAAIIEDGRLEGFLKQRYSTFDSGIGAQIERGDVGFEELEAYTLKNGEPAIGSGRQEMLENLVNEFI